In bacterium, the DNA window CACCATGCAGTACATCAAGGCCGACGCGGCGACGATCTGCATGGGCCTGGCCGCCTCGATGGGCGCCTTCCTGCTCGCGGCCGGCGCCACGGGCAAGCGCAGCGCGCTGCCGCACAGCCGGATCATGATCCACCAGCCCAGCGGCGGCACCCAGGGGCAGGCCAGCAACATCGAGATCTACACGCGGGAGATCTTGAAAACACGGGACGAAATCAACGTCCTCTTCGCCCGCCACACCGGCCAGCCCGTCGAGCGCATCGCCCACGACAGCGACCGCGACTACTTCATGTCCGCCATGGAGGCCAAGGAATACGGCATCGTGGACCGGGTGATCGAGAAGCAGACCGGCAGCGCCCGTTCCAAGGACTAAGCTTCGGCTTGGCGCGGCAGCGCCGATCGACTATCTTTAGGCGTCCGGCGGCCGGCGAGCGGCCGCCGGGTTTGGCGTCTCCACACCGGGAAGCGCGGCGATGATCAAGTGCTCTTTCTGCGGCAGAGGTCAGGACGAGGTGGCCAAGCTGGTCAGCGGCCCCAACGTCTACATCTGCAACGAGTGCATCAAGCTGTGCAACGACATCCTGGAAGAGGAGATGGTGCGCCCCGCCCTCTTCGAGGACGGGGAGTTCCCCAAGCCGACGGAGATCCGCGAGCAGCTCGACGCCTACGTGATCGGCCAGGAGCGCGCGAAGGTGACGCTCTCGGTGGCCGTCTACAACCACTACAAGCGGATTCACCACCTGCGGGAAGCCGAGGAGGTCGCGCTCGGGGGCAAGACCCTGCTCGCGCAGACGCTCGCCCACTTG includes these proteins:
- the clpP gene encoding ATP-dependent Clp endopeptidase proteolytic subunit ClpP; this translates as MAYIPVPMVIEQSGRGERAYDIYSRLLKDRIIFIGSPIDDHLANLVIAQLLFLDAEDPERDINMYINSPGGSVSAGMAIYDTMQYIKADAATICMGLAASMGAFLLAAGATGKRSALPHSRIMIHQPSGGTQGQASNIEIYTREILKTRDEINVLFARHTGQPVERIAHDSDRDYFMSAMEAKEYGIVDRVIEKQTGSARSKD